The Porites lutea chromosome 4, jaPorLute2.1, whole genome shotgun sequence genome contains a region encoding:
- the LOC140934716 gene encoding uncharacterized protein: protein MASLPQNFQKFHPFLVQSLKPKILAMSKQSEDDLLADEIEDEGEEDQINKDSLPDERNAVPAHASRQLKDKTAASSEEISQLTHAILGLTKSLPELINSPRGETKDKGKRPASKSPNAVPAKKAKNKDGEARSSTSASDQSTDCEKLYDSVLNNNSDESEQNTTRSGDEDDFLSELVKEYESDDIVGESLENEKLAKLVDKMFRCKLSEKNLKDRLERQERPANCTTAKPPKVNPGIWRRLREPTKKRDLQFFKIQQALTKGILPVVRITDKLMQAKSLNADECQDLKEQGLEAMSLLTHASYEINMQCRLLLRPDIGREYSALCSSQLPFTDFLFGDDLQKHLKDIGDQNKIGAKITPNYKGHRPSPGRPGNNSYNGYKQSKNWRGNNFKPWKSKNNANRDKTTRTSQ from the exons ATGGCT TCGCTCccacaaaattttcagaaatttcatccatttcTCGTTCAGAGCCTCAAGCCGAAGATATTAGCGATGTCAAAACAATCTGAGGACGATCTCCTCGCCGACGAAATTGAGGACGAGGGCGAAGAAGACCAGATAAACAAGGATTCGCTACCCGACGAACGCAACGCGGTGCCTGCACACGCTTCACGACAACTCAAGGACAAAACAGCCGCTTCCTCGGAAGAAATTAGCCAACTCACCCACGCAATTCTAGGCCTGACGAAAAGCCTGCCAGAACTCATCAATTCACCGCGGGGAGAGacaaaagacaaaggaaaacgGCCGGCGAGCAAATCTCCAAACGCTGTTCCcgccaaaaaagcaaaaaacaaagatGGCGAGGCGAGAAGCTCCACGAGCGCCTCCGACCAGTCAACTGACTGCGAGAAACTCTATGACTCTGTGTTAAACAACAACAGTGATGAGTCAGAGCAAAACACCACTCGTAGTGGTGATGAGGATGATTTCCTCTCGGAACTCGTAAAAGAATACGAGTCTGACGATATCGTGGGCGAAAGTCTCGAAAATGAGAAACTAGCCAAGCTAGTTGACAAAATGTTCCGCTGCAAACTAAGCGAGAAAAATCTCAAAGACCGGCTTGAGAGGCAGGAGAGACCGGCTAATTGTACTACAGCCAAGCCTCCCAAGGTAAACCCGGGCATTTGGCGTCGACTGAGAGAGCCAACTAAGAAGAGggatttacaatttttcaaaatacaacaaGCCCTCACAAAAGGCATCCTGCCAGTTGTCCGAATCACGGACAAGCTTATGCAGGCAAAATCGCTTAATGCTGATGAATGCCAAGACCTAAAGGAACAGGGGCTGGAGGCCATGTCCCTCCTCACTCATGCCTCTTATGAAATAAACATGCAGTGCCGTCTTCTACTGAGACCAGATATTGGGAGGGAATACTCAGCTCTCTGCTCCTCCCAGTTGCCATTTACAGATTTTCTCTTTGGAGATGATCTACAAAAGCATTTGAAAGATATTGGCGATCAAAACAAAATTGGGGCCAAGATCACCCCTAATTATAAAGGGCATCGCCCTTCTCCAGGAAGACCTGGCAATAACAGCTATAATGGCTATAAGCAGTCAAAAAACTGGAGAGGCAACAACTTCAAACCTTGGAAATCCAAGAACAATGCCAACCGGGACAAGACAACCCGGACAAGCCAATAG